A single genomic interval of Deinococcus planocerae harbors:
- a CDS encoding response regulator transcription factor has product MPHVLIVDDDPAILEILRAYLAAEGHTVLEAADGIQARALLPRADLAILDWMLPGVSGLELAREARAARLDLPILMLTARGEEEDKLRGLDLGLDDYVVKPFSPREVVARVRALLRRVGVRETVTSGGLHLDLRARSASLNGQPLDLSKLEYDLLAALASHPGLAWTRERLLERVWGQDFPGTERVVDVHVTGLRKKLGDDADRPRFIETVRGVGYRFRTDA; this is encoded by the coding sequence ATGCCCCACGTCCTGATCGTGGACGACGACCCCGCCATTCTCGAAATCCTGCGCGCTTACCTCGCCGCGGAAGGGCATACCGTTCTGGAAGCGGCCGACGGGATTCAAGCCCGCGCCCTGCTTCCCCGTGCCGACCTCGCCATCCTTGACTGGATGCTGCCCGGCGTCTCCGGCTTAGAGTTGGCACGGGAAGCCCGGGCGGCCCGCCTCGACCTGCCCATCCTGATGCTCACCGCCCGAGGGGAAGAAGAGGACAAGCTGCGCGGCCTGGACCTCGGCCTCGACGACTACGTGGTCAAGCCCTTCAGCCCTCGGGAGGTCGTGGCGCGGGTCCGGGCCCTGTTGCGCCGGGTGGGGGTGCGCGAGACCGTCACGAGCGGGGGCCTCCACCTCGACCTGCGGGCGCGGAGCGCCAGCCTGAACGGTCAGCCCCTGGACCTTTCCAAACTGGAGTACGACCTGCTGGCCGCGCTCGCCTCCCATCCCGGCCTGGCGTGGACCCGGGAACGGTTGCTGGAGCGAGTGTGGGGTCAGGACTTCCCCGGCACCGAACGGGTGGTGGATGTGCACGTCACCGGTCTGCGCAAGAAGCTCGGCGACGACGCCGACCGACCCCGCTTCATCGAGACGGTGCGAGGGGTCGGCTACCGTTTCAGGACCGATGCTTGA
- a CDS encoding DUF3500 domain-containing protein, producing MKKALFAVPLSLALLLAGCGTTDTGTGGGTDTGTGGDPISTGTTAEVVTAANAFLATLSTSQQASVVLTRTQAEAIQWSNLPCGSNCRNGIQFSTLSATQLAAAQAVVKAAMGTTTNEGYDEAMQIRAADDVLGSAGNSGGGPGGGGYSSGTYFLAFLNTPSTTGQWQLQFGGHHLAVNITYNAGAVTGATPMFEGVEPKCWSVTGTTTTANNCTAPGTSGSTTTYAPLYQEQTAMAAMLAGLSSTQLASAKLSQTFSDVLLGPGEDGQFPATKQGLAVSTLSTTQKALVLAAMKPWVQDVDDTTAAALLKIYENELDSTYIAFSGNSTLTNNTDYVRIDGPSAWIEFVCQTGVVYRDQIHYHSVWRDHTRDYGASYSF from the coding sequence ATGAAGAAAGCTCTGTTTGCCGTTCCCCTCAGTCTCGCCCTGCTGCTTGCCGGATGCGGCACCACCGACACCGGGACGGGGGGTGGCACGGACACCGGGACGGGCGGCGACCCGATCAGCACCGGCACGACGGCCGAGGTGGTCACCGCCGCCAACGCCTTCCTCGCCACCCTCAGCACCAGCCAGCAGGCGAGCGTCGTGCTGACCCGCACCCAGGCCGAGGCCATCCAGTGGTCGAACCTGCCCTGTGGGTCGAACTGCCGCAACGGCATCCAGTTCAGCACCCTGAGCGCGACCCAGCTCGCCGCCGCGCAAGCGGTCGTGAAGGCCGCGATGGGCACCACCACGAACGAGGGCTACGACGAGGCCATGCAGATTCGCGCCGCCGACGACGTGCTGGGATCGGCGGGCAACAGCGGCGGTGGGCCGGGCGGCGGCGGGTACAGTTCCGGAACCTACTTCCTCGCCTTCCTGAACACGCCCAGCACGACGGGGCAGTGGCAGCTTCAGTTCGGCGGCCACCACCTCGCCGTCAACATCACCTACAACGCCGGGGCCGTGACGGGCGCAACGCCCATGTTCGAGGGCGTGGAGCCCAAGTGCTGGTCGGTCACGGGGACCACGACCACGGCCAACAACTGCACGGCCCCGGGGACCAGCGGCAGCACCACGACCTACGCGCCGCTGTACCAGGAGCAGACCGCGATGGCCGCCATGCTCGCGGGCCTCAGTTCCACGCAGCTCGCCAGCGCCAAGCTCTCGCAGACCTTTAGTGACGTGCTCCTGGGGCCGGGGGAGGACGGCCAGTTCCCGGCCACCAAGCAAGGGCTCGCGGTCAGCACCCTCAGCACGACGCAGAAAGCGCTCGTGCTCGCCGCCATGAAGCCCTGGGTGCAGGACGTGGACGACACCACCGCCGCCGCGCTCCTGAAGATCTACGAGAACGAACTGGACAGCACGTACATCGCCTTCTCGGGCAACTCGACACTCACCAACAACACCGATTACGTGCGCATCGACGGGCCGAGCGCGTGGATCGAGTTCGTGTGTCAGACCGGCGTGGTGTACCGCGACCAGATTCACTACCACTCGGTCTGGCGCGACCACACCCGCGATTACGGCGCCAGCTACTCCTTCTGA
- a CDS encoding four-helix bundle copper-binding protein — protein sequence MPQNTARMLQTHPNPASVFDQGALAECIDACSECEGVCTSCADACLGEQGHLMHLVHCIRLNLDCADVCGTTGRILSRLTQPDQNVLRAQLQACLAACQACGNECEMHARDMNMQHCAVCAESCRRCEQACQHLLGSMSA from the coding sequence ATGCCGCAGAACACCGCCCGGATGCTCCAAACCCACCCCAACCCCGCCAGCGTCTTTGATCAGGGGGCACTGGCCGAGTGCATCGACGCCTGCTCCGAGTGCGAGGGCGTCTGTACCTCATGCGCCGACGCCTGCCTTGGCGAGCAGGGGCATTTGATGCACCTCGTCCACTGCATTCGTCTGAACCTCGACTGTGCCGATGTGTGCGGGACCACGGGCCGGATCCTCTCCCGCCTCACCCAGCCGGACCAGAACGTGCTGCGCGCCCAGCTTCAGGCCTGCCTTGCCGCCTGCCAGGCCTGCGGGAACGAGTGCGAGATGCACGCCCGTGACATGAACATGCAGCACTGCGCGGTGTGCGCCGAATCCTGCCGCCGCTGTGAGCAGGCCTGCCAGCACCTCCTGGGGAGCATGAGCGCCTGA
- a CDS encoding DUF305 domain-containing protein, translating into MHRTFLILLALPAPALAQMDHSTMNMTTPTTGMSQSMDLSALTGKAFDRAFLSMMIPHHQAAVAMSQAVLGTRDPKVKAWATAIIKDQNREIAQMNTLLKSYGGVDSKMVGMMKAMTGDMVGSVRSASNKERAYVQGMTLHHADAIDMANLALQKSQNLSVLKLARDITRAQAGEIYDFKAYLLR; encoded by the coding sequence ATGCATAGAACCTTCCTGATCCTGCTGGCCCTGCCCGCCCCAGCCCTCGCCCAGATGGATCACAGCACGATGAACATGACCACGCCTACGACCGGCATGAGCCAGTCGATGGACCTGAGCGCCCTCACCGGCAAAGCCTTCGACCGCGCCTTTCTCTCCATGATGATCCCGCATCACCAGGCCGCCGTCGCCATGAGCCAGGCTGTCCTCGGCACCAGGGACCCCAAGGTCAAGGCCTGGGCAACGGCCATCATCAAAGACCAGAACCGCGAGATCGCCCAGATGAACACCCTGCTGAAGAGCTACGGTGGCGTGGACAGCAAGATGGTGGGCATGATGAAGGCCATGACGGGCGATATGGTGGGCAGCGTTAGAAGCGCCAGCAACAAGGAGCGCGCCTACGTGCAGGGCATGACCCTACACCACGCGGACGCCATCGACATGGCGAACCTCGCCCTCCAGAAGTCGCAGAACCTCAGCGTCCTGAAGCTGGCGCGAGACATCACCCGTGCCCAGGCCGGGGAAATCTACGACTTCAAGGCCTACCTGCTGCGCTGA
- a CDS encoding EamA family transporter, with protein MAEAKTALQLPRLAGGVPPHAYFLVSAVFHYLGPAFAVLLFARVEVLGVAWLRIASAALIFAVWRRPWRTFARAQPRERRLILAQGVVLGLMNSCFYLAIDRLPLGTVGAIEYVFSIALAAFGLRSWRNWGALGLAVAGVALLTQVRLGGSPLGFALAFVNGLLFMLYVVLGHRLARDGGGAGIDRLAAAMLVALVVVMPLGLREAWPALTSPALLLAGIGVGVCSSVIPYICDQLAMARLPRATFALLLSLLPASAALIGAVVLRQIPTLLEVLGIGLVVLAVAVHQERANG; from the coding sequence ATGGCTGAAGCGAAGACCGCTCTTCAACTCCCACGCCTGGCGGGTGGCGTGCCGCCCCACGCCTACTTCCTCGTCAGTGCGGTCTTCCACTACCTGGGACCCGCCTTCGCTGTCCTGCTGTTCGCCCGGGTGGAGGTCCTGGGCGTGGCCTGGCTGCGCATCGCCAGCGCCGCGCTGATCTTTGCCGTGTGGCGACGGCCGTGGCGGACCTTCGCGCGTGCTCAACCGCGGGAGCGCCGCCTGATCCTCGCCCAGGGCGTGGTCCTGGGACTGATGAATTCGTGCTTTTACCTCGCCATCGACCGGCTTCCCCTGGGCACCGTCGGCGCCATCGAGTACGTGTTCTCCATCGCCCTCGCCGCCTTCGGGCTGCGCTCGTGGCGGAACTGGGGGGCGCTGGGTCTGGCGGTGGCGGGGGTGGCCCTGCTGACCCAGGTGCGGCTGGGCGGATCACCGCTGGGCTTCGCGCTCGCCTTCGTCAACGGTCTGCTGTTCATGCTGTACGTAGTGCTGGGCCACCGCCTCGCGCGCGACGGGGGCGGGGCGGGCATTGACCGCCTGGCCGCCGCGATGCTGGTGGCGCTCGTGGTCGTCATGCCGCTCGGGCTCCGCGAGGCATGGCCCGCCCTCACATCCCCGGCCCTGCTGCTGGCGGGTATCGGGGTCGGGGTGTGTTCGTCGGTCATCCCCTACATCTGCGATCAACTGGCGATGGCCCGGCTGCCGCGCGCAACGTTTGCCCTACTGTTGTCGCTCCTGCCCGCCTCGGCGGCCTTGATCGGCGCGGTGGTGCTTCGCCAGATTCCTACCCTCCTTGAAGTCCTGGGCATAGGCCTGGTCGTGCTGGCCGTGGCCGTTCACCAGGAAAGAGCGAACGGATGA
- a CDS encoding GNAT family N-acetyltransferase yields the protein MQIQTADPSHLDLLLPLFAAYQRFYRAQPDEARNRAFLARLLATLDLGVQYLALGNQGPLGFATLYFPLSSVSAQPSCLLNDLFVIPKARGAGTGRALIERARQHAAEARYATLRWQTEQANETAQRLYDGLGTTRTAWFTYSLPTGV from the coding sequence ATGCAGATTCAGACCGCCGACCCTTCGCACCTCGACCTCCTGCTGCCCCTGTTCGCGGCCTACCAGCGCTTCTACCGCGCCCAACCCGACGAGGCGCGCAACCGGGCTTTCCTGGCGCGGCTGCTCGCCACGCTGGACCTGGGGGTCCAGTACCTCGCCCTGGGGAATCAGGGGCCGCTCGGTTTCGCCACCCTGTACTTCCCCCTGTCCTCGGTGAGCGCGCAGCCCTCCTGCCTGCTCAATGACCTCTTCGTCATCCCTAAAGCCCGGGGCGCGGGGACAGGCCGGGCGCTGATCGAGCGGGCCCGGCAGCACGCGGCGGAGGCCAGGTACGCGACTCTGCGTTGGCAGACCGAGCAGGCGAACGAGACGGCGCAGCGGCTGTATGACGGGCTGGGCACGACACGCACCGCCTGGTTCACCTACAGCCTGCCCACCGGAGTTTGA
- a CDS encoding Lrp/AsnC family transcriptional regulator — translation MPEEMKEEPVLTYDLTSPLLDEVNPRILGVLQADPRLTMAELARRVGMSSPAVTERVRRLEEAEVIRGYRLDLDPRAFGLPLSAYVRVRPHSGRLAQIVELARRIPEVVECHRITGDDCFILRVHLPSMEQLDRLLDRFLIYGSTTTSIVQSSPVPARLPPLPQPSKRQE, via the coding sequence ATGCCTGAGGAAATGAAAGAAGAACCCGTTCTTACCTACGACCTCACGAGCCCGCTGCTGGACGAGGTGAACCCGCGCATTCTGGGCGTTCTCCAGGCCGATCCCAGGCTGACGATGGCGGAACTGGCACGCCGGGTCGGCATGTCCTCACCCGCGGTGACGGAGCGGGTGCGTCGGCTGGAGGAGGCGGAGGTGATTCGGGGCTACCGGCTGGACCTGGACCCGCGTGCGTTCGGTCTGCCCCTGAGTGCCTACGTGCGGGTCCGTCCGCACAGTGGGCGTCTGGCCCAGATTGTGGAGCTGGCCAGACGCATCCCGGAGGTGGTGGAGTGTCACCGCATCACGGGCGACGACTGCTTCATCCTGCGCGTTCACCTGCCGTCGATGGAACAGCTCGACCGACTGCTCGACCGCTTTCTGATCTATGGCAGCACGACGACTTCGATCGTTCAGTCGTCGCCTGTCCCCGCCCGGTTGCCGCCCCTCCCCCAGCCCAGCAAGCGGCAAGAGTAG
- a CDS encoding phosphotransferase has product MDTKGDTSLLGLLVTTLPKPEGEDYPFLALKFARGACDVSPLLRAPLPGASHPSTTHDPARKMRPEHLVSFRALPPGRAGRLPVRRGGPDARRVTWTDRARDADGLRAADECFALAVTETTRALLPDVTARLHAAFPEELALPRTHLHGDFRLCNVLHMGDEGTGLLDVDQATWGERLTDVCSGLVSALTHPGGRGVPDPRRPAAVLTDVRRRNALQGSS; this is encoded by the coding sequence ATGGACACCAAGGGGGACACCTCGCTTCTGGGGTTGCTCGTCACCACGCTACCCAAGCCGGAAGGCGAGGACTATCCGTTTCTTGCGCTCAAATTTGCGCGTGGTGCCTGTGATGTGTCTCCCCTCCTGCGAGCACCACTCCCCGGCGCCTCTCACCCCAGCACGACCCACGACCCCGCCCGCAAAATGCGGCCAGAACATCTCGTGTCATTTCGGGCGCTTCCACCGGGACGTGCTGGCCGGCTCCCCGTACGACGTGGTGGACCTGATGCGCGCCGCGTCACCTGGACAGATCGCGCCCGGGACGCCGATGGCTTGCGGGCGGCCGACGAATGCTTCGCCCTGGCGGTGACGGAGACGACCCGCGCGTTGCTGCCCGACGTGACCGCGCGCCTGCACGCGGCCTTTCCCGAGGAGCTGGCCCTGCCCCGCACGCACCTGCACGGCGACTTTCGCCTGTGCAATGTTCTGCACATGGGGGATGAGGGGACGGGCCTGCTCGACGTGGACCAAGCCACCTGGGGCGAGCGCCTGACTGACGTGTGTTCCGGCCTGGTGAGCGCGCTCACCCACCCCGGAGGGCGGGGCGTTCCTGACCCTCGCCGACCTGCGGCGGTTCTTACGGACGTACGACGACGCAATGCCCTTCAAGGGTCATCCTGA
- a CDS encoding DMT family transporter, which yields MTPRDLTALLVLSALWGGSFLFMRIAAPALGPVLLIELRVLIAGLALLAFALATRALPGFRSRWKHFLVIGVINSALPFVLIATAELHITASLAATLNATTPLFGVLAAALWLGERLTWGKGAGLLLGLLGVAVLVGLGPMALTPVVWLSIGASLLGALSYGVAAVYTRKNMRGTPPLALALYSQLLAAGVLLPAVPFTWPDQAPSGVVIASVLALALLSTAVAYLLYFGLIQRVGPTKATMVTYLSPAFGILWGVLLLREPLSVWTFVGFGLILVSVALITGVRPQRPPANMPTKA from the coding sequence ATGACACCCAGAGACCTGACCGCGCTGCTCGTCCTGTCCGCCCTGTGGGGCGGCTCGTTCCTGTTCATGCGGATCGCCGCACCCGCCCTCGGTCCTGTGCTGCTGATCGAACTGCGCGTTCTGATCGCCGGGCTGGCTCTCCTTGCCTTCGCGCTGGCGACCAGGGCACTCCCTGGGTTTCGTTCGCGCTGGAAACATTTTCTGGTGATCGGGGTCATCAATTCGGCGCTGCCCTTCGTGCTGATTGCCACGGCGGAGTTGCACATCACCGCCTCGCTGGCAGCCACGCTCAATGCCACCACGCCCCTGTTCGGGGTTCTCGCCGCGGCGCTCTGGCTCGGAGAGCGGCTGACGTGGGGCAAAGGGGCAGGGCTGCTGCTCGGCCTGCTGGGCGTCGCCGTCCTGGTCGGTCTGGGGCCGATGGCGCTCACCCCGGTGGTGTGGCTCTCGATAGGGGCCTCGCTGCTGGGCGCGCTGTCCTACGGGGTGGCCGCCGTGTACACGCGGAAGAACATGAGGGGGACGCCCCCCCTCGCGCTGGCGCTGTACAGCCAGCTCCTTGCGGCTGGGGTGTTGCTGCCCGCGGTGCCGTTCACCTGGCCGGATCAGGCCCCGTCGGGCGTGGTGATCGCCTCGGTGCTGGCGCTGGCCCTGCTGTCCACAGCCGTCGCGTACCTGCTGTACTTCGGCCTGATTCAGCGGGTGGGGCCGACCAAGGCGACGATGGTGACGTACCTTTCCCCAGCCTTCGGCATCCTGTGGGGTGTGCTGCTGCTACGGGAACCGCTCAGCGTGTGGACCTTCGTGGGGTTCGGGCTAATCCTGGTGAGCGTGGCCCTGATCACAGGCGTCCGGCCCCAGCGTCCGCCCGCCAACATGCCCACGAAGGCGTGA
- the ada gene encoding bifunctional DNA-binding transcriptional regulator/O6-methylguanine-DNA methyltransferase Ada has protein sequence MSILLPESTSADPRWLAVLARDPRADGTFWYAVRTTHIYCRPSCPSRHARRENVTFYDTPAQARADGYRPCLRCQPDEVSVHEQLVARVQHLLDTVSPTPSLGELAAAVGLSPFHLQRVFKRATGLSPKQYALRARTERLKGELRDGARVTPALYEAGHTSSRTLYDRDTDQLGMTPTAYRRGGAHQTIGYTLTDSPLGRMLVAATARGLCAVRFGEDEALMRELRAEYPRAELVEDAPGLAPYLEALRAQLAGRAAPALPTDLPGTEFQRRVWEALRRIPPGETRSYAQVAEMIGAPTAVRSVARACATNPVALVVPCHRVVRTGGALAGYRWGIERKRALLQQERAFATD, from the coding sequence GTGTCCATCCTCCTGCCCGAGTCCACGTCTGCCGATCCTCGGTGGCTCGCGGTCCTCGCCCGTGACCCCCGTGCGGACGGGACGTTCTGGTACGCGGTTCGCACCACCCATATCTACTGCCGCCCCAGTTGTCCCTCCCGCCACGCCCGGCGCGAGAACGTCACCTTTTACGACACGCCTGCACAGGCCCGCGCCGACGGCTACCGGCCCTGTCTCCGCTGTCAACCCGATGAGGTCAGCGTCCATGAGCAACTCGTCGCGCGAGTGCAACACCTGCTCGACACGGTGTCCCCCACCCCCAGCCTGGGTGAGTTGGCCGCGGCTGTAGGGTTAAGCCCCTTCCACCTGCAACGGGTCTTCAAGCGCGCCACCGGCCTGAGTCCCAAGCAGTACGCCCTGCGGGCCCGCACGGAACGCCTCAAGGGCGAGTTGCGGGACGGGGCGCGCGTGACCCCCGCCCTGTACGAGGCCGGGCACACCTCCTCCCGCACCCTGTACGACCGCGACACCGATCAGCTTGGGATGACCCCGACGGCCTACCGGCGCGGCGGCGCCCACCAGACCATCGGCTATACCCTTACCGACAGTCCCCTGGGCCGGATGCTCGTCGCCGCTACCGCGCGTGGCCTCTGTGCTGTGCGCTTCGGGGAGGACGAGGCCCTGATGAGGGAACTGCGCGCCGAGTATCCACGGGCTGAACTCGTCGAGGATGCCCCGGGTCTCGCGCCCTATCTGGAGGCGCTGCGCGCCCAACTCGCCGGGCGCGCGGCGCCCGCCCTGCCCACCGACCTTCCCGGGACGGAGTTCCAGCGCCGCGTCTGGGAGGCGCTGCGCCGCATTCCCCCCGGCGAGACCCGTTCCTATGCCCAGGTCGCCGAGATGATCGGGGCGCCGACTGCCGTGCGGTCGGTGGCGCGGGCCTGCGCGACCAACCCTGTCGCCCTGGTCGTGCCGTGTCACCGTGTAGTGCGAACAGGCGGCGCGCTGGCGGGCTATCGCTGGGGCATCGAGCGCAAGCGGGCGCTGCTCCAGCAGGAAAGGGCGTTCGCCACCGATTAG
- a CDS encoding DUF3500 domain-containing protein yields the protein MKRSLTLALLIPTAALGAYLASTALAGGAEPTAKATATLQAGGTVTTTGLRLTGQNVTLPARCAGLPTQTAQVVCAANTFLGTLSAAQRAKVLLPATEANAIKWSNLPVAIVPRNGVALGDLSSTQRDAALAVVRAATGSAADEGYSEALQLRLADDVLNISGNTNGVGGGGTPPAGATGTAPAGGPPSGTPPAGAPNGTPPAGGFPAGGLTGNDYGNGLYSLAFLGTPSTTGTWQLQFGGHHLAFNITYKAGQVAGATPKFTGVEPKVWTANGKTYAPMKGEHDTMAAMLAGLSAQQLAAAKLSQTFSDVLLGPNQDGKFPETKVGVRVGTLSAAQKARVLAAIRPWVRDADDATAARLLAVYEKELDQTYISYSGNPTLTKNADYARIDGPSVWIEFACQNGVVYRSQIHYHTIWRDHTRDYGGEYTF from the coding sequence ATGAAACGTTCCCTCACCCTGGCTCTCCTCATCCCGACGGCGGCGCTTGGCGCCTATCTCGCCAGCACCGCCCTCGCCGGGGGGGCCGAGCCGACCGCCAAGGCGACCGCCACCCTTCAGGCGGGCGGCACCGTCACCACCACGGGCCTGCGCCTCACGGGCCAGAACGTCACCCTCCCGGCGAGGTGCGCGGGGCTTCCTACCCAGACCGCCCAGGTGGTGTGCGCAGCCAACACCTTCCTCGGCACGCTCAGCGCGGCGCAACGGGCCAAGGTCCTCCTGCCCGCGACGGAGGCGAACGCGATCAAGTGGTCGAACCTGCCCGTCGCCATCGTGCCCCGCAACGGCGTCGCGCTCGGGGACCTGAGCAGCACCCAGCGGGACGCCGCCCTCGCCGTCGTGCGGGCCGCGACGGGCTCGGCGGCGGACGAAGGCTACAGCGAGGCGTTGCAGCTTCGCCTCGCCGACGACGTGCTCAATATCTCGGGCAACACGAACGGCGTCGGGGGTGGGGGAACCCCGCCCGCCGGAGCCACCGGGACGGCCCCCGCAGGCGGGCCGCCGTCGGGAACGCCCCCGGCGGGGGCACCGAACGGGACACCGCCCGCCGGTGGATTCCCGGCGGGTGGCCTGACCGGGAACGACTACGGCAACGGCCTGTACTCCCTCGCCTTCCTGGGCACACCCAGCACCACGGGCACGTGGCAACTCCAGTTCGGCGGCCACCACCTCGCGTTCAACATTACCTACAAGGCCGGGCAGGTCGCGGGCGCGACCCCGAAGTTCACGGGTGTGGAACCCAAGGTCTGGACGGCGAACGGCAAGACCTACGCGCCGATGAAGGGCGAACACGACACGATGGCCGCCATGCTCGCGGGGCTCAGCGCCCAGCAGCTCGCCGCCGCCAAGCTCTCCCAGACCTTCAGCGACGTGCTGCTGGGGCCGAATCAGGACGGGAAGTTCCCGGAGACGAAGGTGGGCGTGCGGGTCGGCACCTTGAGCGCCGCGCAGAAGGCCCGCGTGCTCGCCGCGATCCGGCCCTGGGTGCGGGACGCCGACGACGCCACCGCCGCCCGGCTCCTGGCCGTGTACGAGAAGGAACTGGACCAGACGTACATCTCTTACTCCGGCAACCCCACGCTGACGAAGAACGCCGACTACGCGCGCATCGACGGGCCGAGCGTGTGGATCGAGTTCGCGTGCCAGAACGGCGTCGTGTACCGCTCGCAGATTCACTACCACACCATCTGGCGCGACCATACCCGCGACTACGGCGGCGAGTACACGTTCTGA
- a CDS encoding sensor histidine kinase, producing the protein MKLYPRLFLSHLLVILIAVVAMLVLTELLAPAFVRHHVEQMVRLIGPDGASLRPDLERGMRRTLNSALLVSLPLALLVAALTALLSARRVVHSVTLLRDGSHAIAAGEYRRRLPEQGNDELTDLARHYNRMAGALERVEQGRIELISNVAHELRTPLAALRGYAEALRDRVLGPEVASDAIVRETAAMERLVRDLSLVSRVEAGAVELHPTDFHPADLLKSALERFEGAAQDRGVRLAVLPDEPLPNVTADFERASQVLANLLSNALRHTPGGGQVTLTARAENGLVTFGVRDTGSGIPGEHLDRIFERFYRVDPARTRGEGSGVGLTIARGLVERMGGTLTVTSSSEGSTFTFTLLAAHVVKPRHVAGTP; encoded by the coding sequence GTGAAGCTCTACCCCCGCCTGTTCCTCTCGCACCTGCTGGTCATCCTGATCGCCGTCGTGGCCATGCTGGTCCTGACCGAACTGCTGGCCCCCGCCTTCGTGCGTCACCACGTCGAGCAGATGGTGCGGCTGATCGGCCCGGACGGGGCGAGTCTGCGCCCCGACCTGGAACGGGGGATGCGGCGCACCCTCAATTCGGCCCTGTTGGTGTCCCTCCCGCTCGCGCTGCTGGTGGCCGCCCTCACCGCCCTGCTCTCCGCACGGCGGGTCGTCCACAGCGTGACCCTGTTGCGTGACGGGAGCCACGCCATCGCGGCGGGCGAGTATCGGCGGCGTCTTCCCGAGCAAGGAAACGACGAACTGACCGACCTCGCCCGGCACTACAACCGCATGGCCGGGGCGCTGGAACGGGTCGAACAGGGCCGAATAGAACTCATCTCGAATGTCGCGCACGAACTACGCACACCTCTGGCTGCTCTACGCGGGTACGCCGAGGCCTTGAGAGACCGGGTGCTGGGCCCCGAGGTGGCTTCGGATGCCATCGTGCGGGAGACGGCGGCGATGGAGCGGCTGGTGCGGGACCTCAGCCTGGTGTCCCGGGTGGAGGCGGGGGCGGTCGAATTGCACCCCACGGACTTCCACCCAGCGGACCTGCTGAAGTCCGCCCTGGAACGCTTCGAGGGCGCCGCCCAAGACCGGGGCGTCCGCCTGGCCGTGCTGCCGGACGAACCCCTTCCAAACGTCACGGCGGACTTCGAGCGGGCCTCGCAGGTCCTGGCGAACCTGCTCTCGAACGCCCTGCGGCACACCCCAGGCGGCGGACAGGTCACGCTGACCGCCCGTGCGGAAAACGGTCTTGTCACCTTCGGGGTGCGCGACACCGGGAGCGGTATCCCCGGGGAGCACCTGGACCGCATCTTCGAGCGGTTCTACCGGGTGGACCCGGCCCGCACCCGGGGGGAGGGAAGCGGCGTCGGCCTGACCATCGCCAGAGGGCTGGTCGAGCGCATGGGCGGCACGCTGACGGTCACCTCCAGTTCAGAGGGCAGCACCTTCACCTTTACCTTGCTCGCCGCCCACGTGGTCAAACCTCGCCATGTCGCTGGCACTCCTTGA